One Phaseolus vulgaris cultivar G19833 chromosome 2, P. vulgaris v2.0, whole genome shotgun sequence DNA window includes the following coding sequences:
- the LOC137810891 gene encoding glucosidase 2 subunit beta: MKLRLRILLIALVLCAPFSSSLKPKDRFLGIAPEDDKYYRASDVIRCKDGSGKFNQAQLNDDFCDCADGTDEPGTSACPGGRFFCRNAGHSPVYLFSSRVNDGICDCCDGTDEYDGQAMCPNTCWEAGKVARDRLEKKIATYKEGVKLRKQEIEQAKVAIEKDEAELSKLKKEESVLKVLVKQLKDHKEQIEKAEEKERLQKEKEEMQKKEFKEKANEAKDKTDEDMGNRNEAGKHSDVEDNDVENNHDKIENLEGSPADQDEAGEKLADVLDNDDGESDSPGSEGSLHNKVEEATNAKEANEEPIIKSETNVKVEKEESSDENGNKGNGVTENTEGLSREELGRLVASRWTGEKTDVESAETDTNLDNEDHEDLPKETKKEEYEGYASETDDESNRYDDDTHKYDDEDDVDEEYQEDEHDDLSSSYKSDSDNEPDLSDNPSWLEKVQKTVRNILQVVNLFQAPVNQSDAARVRKEYDESSAKLSKIQSRISSLTQKLKHDFGPAKEFYTFYDHCFEGKENKYTYKVCPYKQASQEEGYSTTRLGRWDKFEDSYKIMFFSNGDKCWNGPDRSLKVKLRCGLKNEITDVDEPSRCEYVALLSTPALCQEERLKELQHRLDLLNVELPANHDEL, encoded by the exons ATGAAGCTGCGGCTGCGAATCCTCCTCATTGCTCTGGTGTTGTGCGCCCCATTTTCCTCCTCTTTGAAGCCCAAGGACCGGTTCCTTGGAATCGCTCCCGAAG ATGACAAGTATTACAGGGCTTCCGATGTTATAAGATGTAAAGATGGATCCGGAAAATTCAACCAGGCGCAGCTCAATGACGATTTTTGCGATTGCGCTGATGGCACCGATGAACCGG GTACATCGGCATGTCCGGGTGGAAGATTCTTTTGTCGGAATGCAGGCCATTCTCCTGTTTACTTGTTTTCATCCAGAGTGAATGATGGAATTTGCG ATTGCTGTGATGGAACTGACGAATATGATGGTCAAGCAATGTGTCCAAATACCTGCTGGGAGGCTGGGAAAGTGGCTCGAGATAGACTGGAAAAAAAGATTGCAACTTATAAAGAGGGTGTCAAATTGCGAAAGCAAGAAATTGAACAAGCTAAAGTGGCTATCGAGAAGGATGAGGCAgaactttcaaaattaaaaaaggaAGAAAGTGTACTTAAAGTGCTTGTAAAACAGCTAAAGG ATCATAAAGAACAAATAGAGAAGGCAGAGGAGAAGGAACGTTTAcagaaagaaaaggaagagatGCAGAAAAAGGAGTTTAAGGAGAAGGCTAATGAAGCAAAAGATAAAACTGATGAAGATATGGGGAATAGAAATGAAGCTGGAAAGCATTCGGATGTAGAAGATAATGATGTGGAAAATAATCatgataaaatagaaaatctaGAGGGTTCTCCTGCAGATCAG GATGAAGCAGGGGAGAAATTAGCAGATGTACTTGATAATGATGATGGAGAAAGCGATAGTCCTGGAAGTGAAGGATCTTTGCATAATAAAGTGGAAGAGGCGACT AATGCAAAAGAAGCCAATGAAGAACCTATTATTAAATCTGAGACCAATGTTAAGGTTGAAAAGGAAGAGTCTTCAGATGAAAACGGCAATAAG GGGAATGGCGTAACTGAAAATACTGAGGGATTATCAAGGGAAGAGTTGGGCCGGCTTGTTGCTTCACGTTGGACAGGAGAAAAGACTGATGTGGAGAGTGCTGAAACTGATACTAACTTAGACAATGAAGATCACGAAGATCTTCCGAAGGAGACAAAAAAGGAGGAATATGAAGGGTATGCTTCTGAAACTGATGATGAAAGCAACAGATATGATGATGATACCCACAAATATGACGATGAAGATGATGTCGACGAGGAATATCAAGAGGATGAGCATGATGACCTTAGTTCCTCCTACAAATCTGATTCTGATAATGAACCAGACTTGTCAG ATAATCCTTCTTGGTTAGAGAAAGTACAGAAAACTGTACGAAATATTCTTCAGGTTGTCAACTTATTCCAGGCTCCGGTGAATCAGTCAG ATGCTGCTCGTGTACGCAAGGAATATGATGAATCAAGTGCCAAGTTGTCTAAAATACAGTCTAGAATATCAAGTCTGACGCAAAAGCTAAAACATGATTTTG GCCCAGCGAAGGAGTTTTATACATTCTATGATCATTGCTTTGAGGGCAAGGAGAACAA GTACACTTATAAAGTCTGCCCCTATAAACAGGCTTCTCAAGAGGAGGGCTATTCCACCACCCGTTTGGG GCGCTGGGACAAATTTGAGGATTCATACAAAATAATGTTCTTTTCTAACGGTGATAAATGCTGGAATGGTCCTGATAGGAGTTTAAAG GTGAAGCTAAGATGTGGGTTGAAAAATGAGATTACTGATGTAGATGAACCAAGCCGTTGCGA ATATGTAGCTTTATTATCTACCCCAGCCCTTTGTCAGGAGGAAAGGCTAAAG GAGTTACAGCACAGACTAGACCTATTGAATGTGGAACTACCAGCAAACCATGATGAGTTGTGA